One Terriglobales bacterium genomic window carries:
- a CDS encoding transketolase C-terminal domain-containing protein, which produces LVLRGPSGGGVHGGPFHSQNPEAWFVHAPGLKVVCPATAYDAKGLIKSAIRDNNPVVFFEHKFLYRRIKEDLPQGDYTVPLGKARVAREGRHVSVITYAAMVHAALEAAETLVKDGIELEVVDLRTLLPLDREAIAATVKKTNRAIILHEDVRTGGIAGELAAIINEEAFDWLDAPVVRITSKDTPVPFSPPLEEWFLPKADDVVREAKRLMAY; this is translated from the coding sequence CTGGTGCTGCGCGGTCCCTCAGGCGGCGGCGTACACGGCGGTCCGTTCCATTCGCAGAACCCGGAAGCGTGGTTCGTGCATGCGCCGGGTCTGAAGGTGGTCTGCCCGGCGACAGCCTACGATGCCAAGGGGCTCATCAAGTCCGCCATCCGCGACAACAACCCCGTCGTCTTCTTCGAACACAAGTTCTTGTACCGGCGCATTAAAGAAGATTTGCCCCAGGGCGACTACACCGTCCCCCTCGGGAAAGCCCGCGTGGCGCGCGAGGGGCGCCACGTTTCCGTGATCACTTACGCCGCCATGGTGCACGCCGCGCTGGAAGCCGCGGAAACATTGGTGAAAGACGGCATTGAACTGGAGGTCGTCGACCTGCGCACGCTGCTGCCGCTGGATCGCGAGGCGATCGCGGCCACGGTGAAGAAGACCAACCGCGCCATCATTTTGCACGAAGATGTGCGTACCGGCGGCATCGCGGGCGAGCTAGCCGCCATCATTAATGAAGAGGCGTTTGATTGGCTGGACGCCCCGGTTGTGCGAATCACTTCGAAGGACACGCCGGTGCCGTTTTCGCCGCCGCTGGAGGAGTGGTTCCTTCCCAAGGCGGACGATGTGGTGCGCGAGGCCAAACGTCTGATGGCGTACTGA
- the sucB gene encoding 2-oxoglutarate dehydrogenase, E2 component, dihydrolipoamide succinyltransferase, with amino-acid sequence MPTDVVMPQMGESIFEGTITKWLKKPGDKVNRDEPLFEISTDKVDAEIPSPTAGVLKEIKVPEGTTVQVNTVVGTIAAEGEAAASAPAPQTQASATEKTAPAAPASKAEKGAPAAPPTPEPAKTAAKTTGGAVSTEGPAQTQKAPPQAQQPAAQSDQQGAAAQKHEVVEFPHAAENEGERVRSSPLVRRIARENSVDLNQVPGTGLGGRITKEDILQFVEHRPAPGQRPAAAASAAQQETAAAQRPPYQPGAAAPSMPQPQPMAIPGELVAMSPMRKKIAERMVESKRTSAHVHSVFEVDLTRVMTVRQREKKGFEQRTGTRLTMMPFFCRAAIEAIRAWPIINASVEGDNLRYHRNVNLGIAVALDWGLIVPVIKRAEELNFLGLQRAIIDLADRARSKKLLPDEVAGGTFTITNPGSYGQMFGLPIIMQPQVAILGVGSIKKQPVVVTDENGMDSIAIRSVGHIILGYDHRVVDGAVGDQYLRDVAKYLENWNEPLG; translated from the coding sequence ATGCCGACTGACGTGGTCATGCCCCAGATGGGGGAATCGATTTTTGAGGGAACCATTACCAAGTGGCTGAAGAAGCCGGGCGATAAAGTCAACCGCGACGAGCCGCTATTTGAAATCTCTACCGACAAGGTGGACGCCGAGATCCCTTCGCCCACCGCCGGCGTACTGAAGGAGATCAAGGTTCCGGAAGGCACCACCGTGCAGGTGAACACCGTGGTCGGCACCATCGCCGCCGAAGGCGAGGCTGCCGCGTCCGCGCCCGCTCCCCAAACGCAGGCTTCCGCCACGGAGAAAACTGCGCCTGCCGCGCCTGCGTCGAAGGCCGAGAAAGGAGCGCCCGCAGCGCCGCCAACGCCGGAGCCGGCGAAGACGGCAGCGAAGACCACAGGAGGCGCCGTTTCAACCGAAGGCCCGGCGCAAACGCAGAAGGCGCCACCGCAGGCACAGCAGCCTGCGGCGCAAAGCGATCAGCAGGGGGCGGCGGCACAGAAACATGAAGTTGTGGAGTTCCCGCACGCCGCCGAGAATGAGGGCGAGCGGGTGCGGTCGTCGCCGCTGGTGCGCCGCATCGCGCGCGAGAACAGCGTGGACCTGAACCAGGTACCGGGGACAGGACTGGGCGGCCGCATCACGAAAGAAGACATCCTGCAGTTTGTCGAGCACCGGCCTGCGCCAGGGCAACGCCCAGCCGCAGCCGCGAGTGCGGCACAGCAGGAGACAGCCGCGGCCCAGCGTCCGCCATATCAGCCGGGAGCGGCGGCGCCGTCGATGCCACAGCCACAGCCGATGGCGATTCCCGGCGAACTGGTGGCGATGTCACCCATGCGCAAGAAAATTGCCGAGCGCATGGTGGAATCGAAGCGCACCAGTGCGCACGTGCACAGCGTCTTCGAAGTGGACTTGACCCGGGTGATGACGGTGCGGCAGCGCGAGAAAAAGGGCTTCGAGCAGCGTACCGGCACGCGGTTGACGATGATGCCGTTCTTCTGCCGCGCAGCCATTGAAGCCATCCGTGCCTGGCCGATCATCAACGCATCGGTGGAGGGCGACAACCTCCGTTATCACCGCAACGTTAATCTCGGCATCGCGGTGGCGTTGGACTGGGGACTGATCGTGCCCGTGATCAAGCGCGCCGAGGAGTTGAATTTTCTCGGATTGCAGCGCGCCATCATCGATCTTGCCGACCGGGCGCGCAGCAAGAAGCTGCTGCCGGACGAGGTTGCGGGCGGCACGTTCACCATCACCAATCCCGGCAGCTACGGGCAGATGTTCGGTCTGCCGATCATCATGCAGCCGCAAGTAGCGATTCTGGGCGTGGGATCGATCAAGAAGCAGCCGGTGGTTGTCACCGACGAGAACGGCATGGATTCGATCGCCATACGCTCGGTCGGCCACATTATCCTGGGATACGATCACCGCGTCGTCGACGGCGCGGTCGGCGACCAGTACCTGCGCGATGTCGCCAAGTACCTGGAGAACTGGAACGAGCCGTTGGGATAG
- a CDS encoding glucosaminidase domain-containing protein, whose product MNRHEFIASATRAAIASSRHSGFPPGMTVAQAALESSWGQSRLARDAHNYFGIKAHGDHPRVEYPTREHVGGREERIIAQFAAYASMEDCFADRDRILLTAPCYAETRACSGNPDSFARALAKHWATDPEYAEKLLCVYRDNRLGELDFVHPTAQSPDSAPGHPPSDS is encoded by the coding sequence ATGAACCGCCACGAATTTATCGCCAGCGCTACACGAGCGGCGATCGCCAGTTCCCGGCACTCGGGTTTTCCTCCCGGGATGACGGTGGCGCAAGCCGCGCTGGAGAGCAGCTGGGGGCAATCGCGGCTCGCGCGCGATGCCCACAATTATTTCGGAATCAAGGCGCATGGCGACCATCCCCGGGTGGAGTACCCGACGCGCGAACACGTCGGGGGCCGGGAGGAGCGAATCATCGCCCAGTTCGCCGCCTACGCGTCAATGGAAGATTGTTTCGCCGATCGCGATCGCATCCTCTTGACAGCGCCCTGTTACGCGGAAACACGGGCCTGCAGCGGCAATCCCGATTCCTTCGCGCGGGCGCTGGCAAAGCACTGGGCGACCGACCCGGAATACGCAGAAAAATTGCTTTGCGTATATCGCGACAATCGGCTCGGCGAACTTGATTTCGTTCACCCCACCGCCCAATCACCTGATTCAGCGCCGGGTCATCCTCCATCCGATTCTTAA
- a CDS encoding dual specificity protein phosphatase, translating into MDMTWVTDRIAVGGGIWTAEKMTQVAEAGVTHIIDMQIEFDDTALAEPHGIKVHWNPTDDDFQVKGREVFQPAVDFAVKALEAGNGNRLFIHCAAGVHRAPMMTLAILRVLGFALSEAMELIESRRPVVDFAAVYVRSVENFVRDSKPAAETKN; encoded by the coding sequence ATGGACATGACCTGGGTTACCGACCGCATCGCGGTTGGAGGTGGCATCTGGACTGCAGAGAAGATGACGCAAGTAGCCGAAGCGGGCGTCACCCACATCATCGACATGCAGATCGAGTTCGATGACACGGCGTTGGCGGAGCCGCACGGCATCAAGGTGCATTGGAATCCGACCGACGATGATTTCCAGGTCAAGGGCCGGGAGGTGTTCCAGCCGGCCGTTGATTTCGCAGTGAAGGCCCTGGAGGCGGGCAATGGCAATCGTCTGTTTATCCATTGTGCCGCCGGGGTGCATCGCGCGCCCATGATGACGCTCGCCATCCTGCGGGTCCTCGGCTTTGCGCTGTCGGAGGCCATGGAGTTGATCGAAAGCCGCCGCCCGGTGGTGGACTTCGCCGCGGTTTACGTGCGCAGCGTGGAAAACTTCGTCCGCGACAGCAAGCCGGCTGCCGAAACCAAGAATTAG